The proteins below are encoded in one region of Bacteroides uniformis:
- a CDS encoding sigma-54-dependent transcriptional regulator, translating to METILIVEDDRTYARATANWLARNGMDTRYVLSADAAKEFLGSHEAALVLSDFRLGDCNGVELLEWMRAHGYRMPFLVMTGYGDISGAVEAVKKGADNYLPKPVQTEKVLGVIRGLLGRGRKRTMEQNFYICKSPPAVRLQEMVRLVAPADGLSVLIRGASGTGKERVARQIHAFSKRSAAPFVAVDCGALPRELAASELFGHKKGAFTGAVENKSGVFAAADHGTLFLDEVGNLNMETQVQLLRALQEKRYKLVGGTEEMHADVRLLAATNEDLEQAISEGRFREDLFHRLNEFPLHVPPLIDCREDIIPLAGFFLSFANEELEKKIRGFDRDVREAFVSYPWPGNIRELKNVVRRACVLAQGGWITLKEISLPVNVPPSNNYRLDMERTEQEAIQKALETTGNDRKAAARLLGISRSTLYLKLKKYGLI from the coding sequence ATGGAGACAATACTCATAGTGGAGGATGACCGTACATACGCACGCGCCACCGCCAACTGGCTGGCTCGAAACGGCATGGACACCCGTTACGTGCTCTCGGCGGACGCCGCAAAGGAGTTTCTGGGCAGCCATGAAGCGGCTCTGGTTCTCTCGGATTTCCGTCTGGGTGACTGCAACGGCGTGGAACTGCTCGAATGGATGAGGGCTCACGGCTACCGTATGCCCTTTCTTGTCATGACGGGTTATGGGGACATATCCGGTGCCGTGGAGGCCGTGAAGAAAGGGGCCGACAATTATCTGCCCAAGCCCGTGCAAACGGAAAAGGTGCTCGGTGTCATCCGCGGACTGTTGGGGCGTGGGAGGAAAAGGACGATGGAACAGAACTTCTACATCTGCAAAAGCCCGCCGGCTGTAAGACTTCAGGAGATGGTACGTCTGGTGGCTCCTGCGGACGGTCTGTCCGTGCTGATACGCGGGGCGTCGGGTACGGGCAAGGAGCGGGTGGCACGGCAGATACACGCTTTCAGCAAGCGTTCGGCCGCCCCTTTCGTAGCAGTGGACTGCGGAGCCCTTCCACGGGAACTGGCCGCATCGGAACTGTTCGGGCATAAGAAGGGGGCTTTTACCGGAGCGGTGGAGAACAAGAGCGGCGTGTTTGCCGCCGCCGACCACGGGACATTGTTTCTGGATGAAGTCGGCAACCTGAACATGGAGACACAAGTGCAGCTGTTACGTGCCCTGCAGGAGAAGCGCTACAAACTTGTCGGTGGAACGGAGGAGATGCATGCGGATGTCCGGCTGTTGGCGGCCACCAACGAGGACCTGGAACAGGCGATAAGCGAGGGACGGTTCAGGGAGGACCTTTTCCACCGGCTGAACGAGTTCCCGCTCCATGTTCCGCCTCTAATAGATTGTCGGGAGGATATCATACCGCTTGCCGGATTCTTCCTCTCTTTTGCGAATGAGGAATTGGAAAAGAAAATAAGGGGATTTGACCGGGACGTAAGGGAAGCTTTCGTGTCCTATCCGTGGCCCGGCAATATCCGCGAGCTGAAAAATGTGGTGAGACGTGCATGTGTGTTGGCGCAGGGGGGCTGGATCACTCTCAAGGAGATTAGCCTTCCGGTGAATGTCCCCCCCTCGAACAATTACAGACTGGATATGGAGCGGACGGAACAGGAGGCGATACAGAAGGCGCTGGAAACCACAGGTAATGACCGGAAAGCAGCCGCACGGCTGCTGGGCATATCCCGGAGCACGCTTTATCTGAAATTGAAAAAGTACGGCCTGATTTGA
- a CDS encoding ATP-binding response regulator — protein MRSFLSILQLKIAGGYILLLALLCAVVFLVRLEHGKMEELDSREHSTNMRRKAVNRTFEKLLEFSFHDHFLLMQDSADIRECGNSCAAALDALNGLKPYYAAEQHPAIDTVSMLLLEKERLLYELTNTLSGFPRADSLLLRKAPGIVRQVRDAGQPDTPSAKKGRGLLNVLIGGRNKKSAYANRKEKEMRNRKRQSSVNGEFIRLQKDMYSQYADYRKRLEACSDSLRCRNRELDARISGLIHDFERAADMQYTEDMEETAALRRQSFRIILSIAVISVLLIILLYLLIHADIRKRQKYRMTLEAACSRNEELLVSRRNLMLSVSHDLRAPLGTVCEFAELMQHEKDAGLVREFAANILHASRHVIGLANNLLHYYRLEEGKEQPENAVFHLGQTIGNAVRVYLPSAEKKGLGLTTEIKSCDVLVRGDSGRLVRILGNLLSNAVKFTRTGYIHVGASYGNGRLLLFVRDTGTGIDKERQQLIFSDFEQAGFPTDGGFGLGLAVTSRLVSLLGGDIRVESTPGRGSTFEVRLPLGEADMPDMRDAASGDGLPLNIRVLYIDDDRMQLDAVRRMYLRHGIECDCCTDIDGMVTTLRRNRHDLVLTDMRMSDTDGYGVLALLRNSNIGQSGTLPVLAVTARVDSDAARFREAGFAGCLHKPFSGDELMAATRGVERPDFTSVMEGEEHADELLDIFIEDTEAGLAGIRDAVSSGDYKKLGNIIHKAVPVWETIRIDIPLQELAYMGSLPPEKWAGMSDERIGRLVRAVENAVRKAVTLKEKMNGDNTHSGG, from the coding sequence ATGAGATCTTTTCTTTCCATACTCCAGTTGAAGATAGCCGGCGGATACATTCTGCTGCTGGCATTGCTCTGTGCTGTGGTTTTTCTTGTCCGGCTGGAGCATGGAAAGATGGAGGAACTGGATTCCAGGGAACATTCGACCAATATGAGAAGGAAGGCCGTCAACCGGACCTTTGAAAAACTGCTGGAATTCTCCTTCCATGACCATTTCCTGCTGATGCAGGACAGTGCGGATATCCGTGAATGTGGGAACAGTTGTGCGGCGGCTCTGGACGCCTTGAACGGACTGAAACCTTATTATGCGGCAGAACAGCATCCGGCCATAGACACCGTATCCATGCTCCTGCTGGAAAAGGAGCGGCTGCTGTATGAGTTGACGAACACCCTTTCCGGTTTTCCCCGTGCGGACAGCCTTCTTCTGAGAAAGGCTCCCGGAATCGTGCGGCAGGTGCGGGATGCCGGACAGCCGGATACACCGTCGGCAAAGAAAGGCCGGGGCCTTCTCAATGTTCTTATAGGAGGCAGGAACAAGAAGTCCGCTTATGCCAATCGGAAGGAGAAGGAGATGCGGAACCGAAAAAGACAGTCCTCCGTAAACGGAGAGTTCATCCGGCTGCAAAAGGACATGTACAGCCAGTATGCTGACTACCGGAAAAGACTGGAGGCCTGCTCGGACAGCCTGCGGTGCCGCAACCGGGAACTGGACGCACGTATCAGCGGCCTGATACATGATTTCGAACGGGCAGCCGATATGCAATATACGGAGGATATGGAAGAAACGGCGGCATTGAGAAGGCAGTCGTTCCGTATCATCCTTTCTATAGCCGTCATTTCCGTTCTTCTGATAATCCTGCTCTATCTTCTTATCCATGCCGACATCAGAAAGAGGCAGAAGTACCGGATGACACTTGAGGCCGCCTGCTCCCGGAATGAAGAGCTGCTGGTGTCCCGCCGTAACCTGATGCTGTCGGTGAGCCATGACCTGCGGGCGCCTCTCGGTACGGTCTGCGAGTTTGCGGAACTGATGCAGCATGAGAAGGATGCCGGGCTTGTAAGGGAGTTCGCCGCCAACATCCTGCACGCCTCCCGTCATGTCATCGGACTGGCCAACAACCTGCTGCACTACTACAGGCTGGAAGAGGGTAAGGAACAGCCGGAGAATGCCGTATTCCATCTGGGGCAGACTATCGGGAATGCCGTGCGTGTCTATCTTCCCTCCGCTGAAAAGAAGGGGCTCGGACTGACAACGGAAATAAAATCGTGTGATGTGCTTGTCAGGGGCGATTCCGGACGGCTTGTCCGGATTCTCGGCAACCTGCTGTCAAACGCGGTCAAGTTCACGCGTACCGGTTACATCCATGTGGGGGCCTCGTACGGAAACGGCAGGCTCCTGCTGTTCGTGAGGGACACTGGCACAGGTATAGACAAGGAGCGGCAGCAGCTGATATTCTCCGACTTTGAACAGGCCGGCTTCCCCACGGACGGCGGCTTCGGGCTGGGGCTGGCAGTCACCTCAAGACTGGTCTCCCTGCTCGGGGGAGACATCCGTGTGGAGAGTACGCCGGGACGTGGAAGCACTTTCGAGGTCCGGCTCCCCCTCGGTGAGGCCGACATGCCGGATATGCGGGATGCGGCCTCCGGTGACGGCCTCCCGCTCAATATCAGGGTATTGTACATTGATGACGACCGGATGCAGCTGGATGCCGTCCGAAGGATGTATCTCCGTCACGGCATCGAATGTGACTGCTGCACGGACATCGACGGGATGGTCACGACATTGCGGAGGAACCGGCATGACCTTGTCCTGACCGACATGAGGATGTCCGATACGGACGGTTATGGTGTGCTGGCATTGCTCCGCAACAGTAACATAGGCCAGTCCGGAACGCTCCCCGTACTGGCCGTGACCGCCCGTGTCGACAGCGATGCCGCCCGTTTCAGAGAGGCCGGTTTTGCCGGATGCCTGCACAAACCCTTCTCCGGGGACGAACTGATGGCGGCCACACGGGGTGTGGAACGTCCTGACTTTACATCCGTCATGGAGGGCGAGGAACACGCGGACGAGCTGCTGGATATTTTCATCGAGGACACGGAGGCCGGACTTGCCGGCATACGCGATGCGGTCAGTTCGGGCGATTATAAAAAACTCGGAAATATCATACACAAGGCCGTCCCCGTATGGGAGACGATACGGATAGACATCCCCCTGCAGGAACTGGCATATATGGGCTCTCTGCCGCCTGAAAAATGGGCCGGTATGTCGGACGAGCGGATCGGAAGGTTGGTCAGGGCTGTAGAGAATGCTGTAAGGAAGGCCGTAACATTAAAGGAGAAAATGAATGGAGACAATACTCATAGTGGAGGATGA
- a CDS encoding DUF6047 family protein — translation MTGRRIPLRDAAYTLKTGLKLFSRRASSAALQKDKQYKEFIRHNEAKGWNNERLAGEKGRVYAVATDEGVLFFSDSEKGMKVRNSYLQHLADGFFNMAKGTETLKMYEMETPSRQVAELADNCIDKLAKSDLRSADTQLRKSEFSFTSEKQAGKEMLEGAVCTDKYDLRPDYNNFDRLTKDFNLGISPRNYDVASLLYISENGYAGHVVADYFHPFSYEYEFRDLAEKLGDSIKARQSAPMSSHDFGYAALQMEAKAMARDILQSEFHITDGEFKLSGSINRVEKTERIHPTSCQHSQEQKRGKSSGADHIREISTLTLNNSQRQAKHVASITPDKKEKKQLII, via the coding sequence GTGACGGGAAGGCGGATTCCTTTGAGGGATGCGGCCTATACGCTAAAAACGGGGTTGAAACTGTTCAGCCGCCGGGCATCATCCGCAGCACTGCAAAAAGACAAGCAATATAAAGAGTTTATCCGGCATAACGAGGCTAAAGGCTGGAACAATGAAAGACTGGCCGGTGAAAAGGGGCGGGTGTATGCCGTGGCAACGGATGAGGGCGTACTGTTTTTTTCGGACAGTGAAAAAGGAATGAAAGTACGTAACAGCTATCTGCAACATCTGGCAGACGGATTTTTCAATATGGCCAAAGGGACGGAAACATTGAAAATGTATGAGATGGAGACACCTTCCCGACAAGTGGCGGAACTGGCGGACAACTGCATCGACAAACTGGCGAAAAGCGATTTGCGCAGTGCCGATACGCAACTGCGTAAATCGGAGTTCAGCTTCACTTCTGAGAAACAGGCAGGAAAAGAAATGCTGGAAGGTGCTGTCTGTACGGATAAATACGACTTAAGACCGGATTACAACAACTTTGACCGGTTAACCAAAGATTTCAATCTGGGCATTTCTCCACGCAATTATGATGTTGCCTCTCTGCTTTATATTTCGGAAAACGGGTATGCCGGTCATGTAGTGGCGGACTATTTTCATCCGTTCAGTTACGAATATGAGTTCAGGGACTTGGCAGAAAAACTGGGTGACAGCATCAAGGCACGGCAATCGGCACCGATGTCATCACATGATTTCGGTTATGCAGCCTTGCAGATGGAAGCGAAAGCAATGGCAAGAGATATTTTGCAATCGGAGTTCCATATAACGGATGGAGAATTCAAGTTGAGCGGAAGTATCAACCGGGTGGAAAAAACGGAAAGAATACACCCCACCTCTTGTCAACATTCCCAAGAACAAAAGAGGGGTAAATCTTCCGGGGCAGACCATATACGAGAGATTTCGACACTGACACTGAATAACAGTCAGCGGCAAGCGAAGCATGTTGCTTCCATTACTCCCGATAAAAAGGAAAAGAAACAACTAATCATATAG
- the uxuA gene encoding mannonate dehydratase, with protein sequence MEKTWRWFGKKDEITLTMLRQIGVEGIVTALHDVPNGEVWPLETVKEMKEYIESAGLRWSVVESLPVCEAIKYAGPDRDRLITNYIQSLTNLGKAGIKTVCYNFMPVIDWIRTDLNHPWPDGTTSLYFNKTRFAYFDLKILKRKHAEKDYSEKELMEVEKLGSRITGEEELELIDTVIVKTQGFVNGNIREGETEPVSVFRRLLSLYEGVDKGMLRENMRYFLAAVMPVCEKYGIDMCVHPDDPPFQMLGLPRIVTCEEDIAWILDAVDNPHNGLTFCAGSLSAGVHNDTRGLARRFAGRTRFVHLRSTETLSGGDFIESSHLSGRGHLIELIRVFESSNPGLPMRVDHGRMMLGDEKLGYNPGYSFHGRMLALAQVEGMMSVVQDELQEQRMRF encoded by the coding sequence ATGGAAAAAACATGGAGATGGTTTGGCAAGAAAGATGAGATTACACTTACCATGTTGCGTCAGATAGGAGTAGAAGGGATTGTTACTGCTTTGCACGATGTACCTAACGGTGAAGTCTGGCCCTTGGAAACTGTCAAGGAAATGAAAGAGTATATAGAATCTGCCGGACTTCGCTGGTCGGTGGTGGAAAGTTTGCCTGTATGTGAGGCAATCAAGTATGCAGGCCCTGACAGAGACCGGTTGATAACAAACTATATACAAAGCCTTACCAACCTCGGCAAGGCGGGCATCAAAACTGTGTGCTACAACTTTATGCCGGTCATTGACTGGATTCGTACGGACTTGAACCATCCCTGGCCGGACGGCACCACATCACTTTATTTCAATAAAACACGTTTTGCCTATTTCGACTTGAAAATCCTGAAAAGGAAACATGCGGAAAAGGATTATTCCGAAAAGGAACTGATGGAGGTGGAAAAATTAGGCAGCCGCATCACTGGGGAGGAAGAACTGGAGCTGATAGATACGGTCATTGTGAAGACACAAGGTTTTGTGAATGGAAATATACGGGAAGGGGAGACTGAGCCCGTTTCGGTTTTCAGGAGGCTTCTATCCCTTTATGAAGGTGTGGACAAGGGCATGTTGCGCGAGAATATGCGTTATTTTCTTGCAGCCGTCATGCCGGTGTGTGAGAAATATGGCATTGACATGTGCGTGCATCCCGATGACCCACCCTTTCAGATGCTTGGACTTCCCCGTATCGTGACCTGTGAGGAGGATATTGCCTGGATTCTGGATGCCGTGGACAATCCACACAATGGGCTGACATTCTGTGCCGGTTCACTCAGTGCCGGTGTACACAATGACACCCGTGGGCTGGCACGCAGGTTTGCCGGTCGTACCCGCTTTGTCCATCTTCGCAGCACAGAGACTTTGTCCGGTGGGGATTTCATAGAGAGTTCGCACCTGTCCGGCCGGGGACATCTGATAGAACTGATTCGTGTCTTCGAATCCTCAAATCCCGGCTTGCCCATGCGGGTGGATCATGGCCGCATGATGCTTGGGGATGAGAAACTTGGATACAATCCGGGATATTCGTTTCATGGACGTATGCTGGCATTGGCGCAAGTGGAAGGGATGATGTCCGTTGTGCAGGATGAATTGCAGGAACAGCGAATGAGATTTTAA
- a CDS encoding helix-turn-helix domain-containing protein, which yields MDAQEVCLVLNISKRSLQSYREYGIIPCSFIGGKYVYKESDLARILTQKGK from the coding sequence ATGGATGCCCAAGAAGTCTGTCTGGTGCTGAATATTTCCAAGCGGAGTTTGCAAAGTTATAGGGAATATGGCATTATTCCGTGTTCTTTCATAGGTGGAAAATATGTGTACAAGGAAAGTGATCTGGCTAGGATATTAACTCAAAAAGGCAAATAG
- a CDS encoding helix-turn-helix domain-containing protein translates to MVKATKDNRPFSSGVFDLEEFNIYTKVIDLPLDGIPTYLEEGINGVCTGGSALFNVFSNKRRVVKNDLITIFPYQLASITEISTDFAVIFFKVPKKLFMDTINGLGRLTLDYFFYMRKYYSSPLSEEEYKRFVHFCHILSCRVDLSCAFLRRESVMYLLRVYYWDLYVGYKSNPKAMASVKFVRKEKQVFEFFYLVIEYHTISRDVAFYADKMCISPKYLTMLITDNTGRSAKEWIVEYTILEIKVLLKDSNLEIKEVVSRTNFQSNSTMTRFFRKHTGTTPSEYRERMFV, encoded by the coding sequence ATGGTAAAAGCTACAAAAGATAATAGGCCTTTTTCAAGTGGTGTGTTTGATTTAGAGGAGTTCAATATTTATACAAAGGTAATTGATTTGCCTCTTGACGGGATTCCGACATATCTAGAAGAAGGGATAAATGGAGTTTGTACCGGAGGCTCTGCTCTTTTTAATGTGTTTTCTAATAAACGCAGGGTTGTGAAGAATGATTTGATAACTATTTTTCCTTATCAGTTGGCAAGTATAACCGAAATCAGTACAGACTTTGCCGTTATTTTCTTTAAAGTACCAAAGAAATTGTTTATGGATACCATTAATGGGCTGGGTAGGCTTACACTTGACTATTTTTTCTATATGAGGAAATATTATAGCTCTCCGCTCAGTGAAGAAGAGTATAAGCGCTTTGTTCATTTCTGTCATATATTGTCATGCCGTGTAGATTTATCTTGTGCCTTTCTTAGGAGGGAATCGGTGATGTATTTATTGAGGGTTTATTATTGGGACTTGTATGTGGGCTATAAGAGTAACCCCAAGGCTATGGCTTCCGTGAAGTTTGTACGTAAAGAGAAGCAGGTTTTTGAATTCTTTTATTTGGTTATAGAGTATCATACTATAAGTCGTGATGTGGCATTTTATGCAGATAAGATGTGTATCTCACCTAAATATCTGACAATGTTAATAACAGATAATACTGGTCGTTCGGCTAAAGAGTGGATTGTGGAATATACCATACTTGAGATAAAAGTCTTATTGAAAGACTCCAATCTTGAAATAAAGGAAGTGGTTTCACGAACTAATTTTCAATCGAATTCTACGATGACACGTTTTTTTCGTAAGCATACAGGCACTACTCCGTCAGAATACCGTGAGAGAATGTTTGTCTGA
- a CDS encoding DUF6047 family protein, whose protein sequence is MFRFDFRDKSLIPPILGTDNADYLERLMPVLERERIHPSGVVRLRDAAFCEERGIVQLSSSAEHTALLENDDYKRLGHRFGMDGDVIRNGLAVFPTCTAVEYGQKVLLLGKTDKGDKALEEFLNGLTGHFFDGKRKPEELRFHEVAPLDAEFRAEIGDCKTTSPDILRYGICTKRCDMAPTLRNFNRLRNLQLMRAPLSKEQQRIVSLLVTRPDNVRFPETEVKTSMPFKKKGQSINI, encoded by the coding sequence ATGTTCCGTTTCGATTTCAGAGACAAAAGTCTGATTCCCCCCATACTCGGAACGGATAATGCGGATTATCTGGAACGACTCATGCCGGTATTGGAACGGGAAAGGATTCATCCTTCGGGGGTGGTAAGATTGAGGGATGCGGCATTCTGTGAGGAAAGGGGCATCGTGCAACTGTCATCATCGGCGGAACATACGGCCTTATTGGAAAATGATGACTACAAGCGGTTGGGGCACCGTTTCGGAATGGACGGGGATGTGATAAGGAACGGACTGGCCGTTTTTCCTACTTGCACAGCAGTGGAATACGGACAGAAGGTGTTGCTGCTGGGAAAAACGGACAAAGGGGACAAGGCATTGGAAGAGTTTCTGAACGGTTTGACCGGACACTTTTTCGACGGGAAACGAAAGCCGGAGGAATTGAGATTCCATGAGGTGGCACCGTTGGATGCGGAATTTCGGGCGGAAATCGGAGACTGCAAGACTACTTCGCCGGATATACTCCGATACGGGATTTGTACGAAGCGGTGCGATATGGCCCCCACACTGAGGAACTTTAACCGGTTGAGAAACCTGCAACTGATGCGTGCGCCACTCTCAAAGGAGCAGCAGCGGATTGTCTCGCTGCTGGTTACACGGCCGGATAATGTACGGTTCCCGGAGACGGAAGTGAAGACGAGTATGCCATTTAAAAAGAAGGGACAGAGTATAAACATTTAA
- a CDS encoding DUF6047 family protein — MWTEIKSSPVAVADMLDDLKHGNKFYTGVETDKGVLLFSRNYEGNHQYGAFMEANIERHFFEPDFEGRPLTVYELRGWPSLMAGKINRCYDDYDNLLPLEKIPSDAFLDKSALKSITDKEVYDLSPTWENYARLTDSEKGLGLLRSMDNYDRMTLLYIMDKGYPMDGLTNEYPDNFSFHENFEKIEGTLLGRNRWNIYDEMQEKARKLAGKLLREHFPNTWQKVATKEKEVLRNSKSIKM; from the coding sequence ATATGGACGGAAATAAAGTCGTCACCCGTAGCGGTGGCGGATATGCTGGATGATTTGAAGCACGGGAATAAGTTCTATACGGGTGTTGAGACGGACAAGGGGGTATTGCTTTTCAGCCGGAATTATGAGGGAAACCACCAATACGGGGCCTTTATGGAGGCGAATATCGAGAGGCATTTCTTTGAGCCGGATTTTGAAGGCAGGCCGCTGACTGTATATGAACTTCGGGGATGGCCTTCGTTGATGGCGGGGAAGATAAACCGCTGTTATGATGATTACGATAACCTGTTACCATTGGAGAAGATTCCGTCAGATGCCTTCCTTGATAAATCGGCTCTTAAAAGCATTACGGACAAAGAGGTGTATGACCTTTCACCCACATGGGAGAATTACGCCCGGCTGACGGATAGTGAGAAGGGGCTTGGCCTGCTCCGAAGCATGGACAATTATGACCGGATGACATTGCTGTATATTATGGACAAGGGTTATCCAATGGACGGGCTGACAAATGAGTATCCGGACAATTTCAGTTTTCATGAAAATTTTGAAAAGATAGAAGGAACACTGCTGGGCCGGAACAGATGGAACATTTATGACGAGATGCAGGAGAAGGCGAGAAAACTGGCCGGAAAGCTGTTGCGTGAGCATTTCCCCAATACATGGCAGAAAGTGGCGACTAAGGAAAAAGAAGTTTTACGGAACAGTAAAAGTATAAAGATGTAG
- a CDS encoding SDR family oxidoreductase has translation MNELFGIAGKVAVITGAGGVLGGNIAKHFMRQGAKVVAVDIRQEQLDKRVSELKQYGNEVIGVVGDVLDVASLGKLAGQVLSQWGKIDILLNIAGGNMPGATLEPEQHFYDMDIACWEKVTGLNMNGTVYPSMVFGKVMAEQKKGCIVNVSSMAAYSAITRVPGYSAAKSAVANFTQWLASEMALKYGDSIRVNAIAPGFFIGDQNRRVLINPDGSLTERSRKVLAKTPMGRFGDITELNGAVQFLCSDAASFITGALLPVDGGFSAYSGV, from the coding sequence ATGAATGAATTATTTGGAATTGCAGGAAAAGTAGCCGTTATCACTGGAGCCGGTGGAGTTTTAGGCGGTAATATCGCAAAACATTTTATGCGGCAGGGTGCAAAAGTCGTTGCAGTTGATATCCGTCAGGAACAACTGGACAAGCGGGTTTCCGAACTGAAACAATATGGAAATGAGGTGATTGGCGTTGTTGGCGACGTACTTGATGTGGCAAGCCTGGGAAAACTGGCCGGACAAGTACTTTCTCAATGGGGGAAGATTGATATACTTCTGAATATTGCAGGGGGGAATATGCCGGGAGCCACACTTGAACCGGAGCAACACTTTTATGATATGGATATAGCCTGCTGGGAGAAGGTGACCGGCCTGAATATGAACGGTACTGTGTATCCGTCAATGGTCTTCGGCAAAGTGATGGCGGAACAAAAGAAAGGTTGTATTGTCAATGTATCTTCGATGGCCGCTTATAGTGCCATTACCCGTGTACCCGGCTATTCGGCTGCAAAATCTGCAGTTGCTAATTTTACCCAATGGCTTGCCTCTGAAATGGCTTTGAAATATGGTGACAGCATTCGTGTCAATGCCATCGCTCCCGGTTTCTTTATCGGCGACCAGAACCGGAGGGTATTAATTAATCCTGACGGATCTTTGACGGAACGAAGCCGCAAGGTACTGGCCAAAACCCCGATGGGACGCTTTGGGGACATTACCGAACTCAACGGTGCGGTTCAGTTCCTATGCAGTGATGCGGCAAGTTTTATAACCGGTGCATTACTGCCTGTTGACGGCGGATTCAGTGCTTACAGTGGAGTGTGA
- a CDS encoding helix-turn-helix domain-containing protein, which produces MDGVITKQSEEYIGMMEMLKKCSKEIFAIQDLPVPVANEVYMTGEQVCAMLHISSRTLQKLRDEKGIAYTAIGGKFLYPLSKLQLLLEENYRSYVR; this is translated from the coding sequence ATGGATGGGGTAATTACAAAACAGTCAGAAGAGTATATCGGGATGATGGAGATGCTCAAGAAATGCTCCAAGGAGATTTTTGCAATTCAGGATTTGCCTGTTCCTGTAGCCAATGAGGTCTATATGACTGGTGAACAAGTATGTGCCATGTTGCATATATCGAGCAGAACCTTGCAAAAGTTGCGTGATGAAAAGGGGATAGCTTATACTGCCATAGGTGGTAAGTTTCTTTATCCTCTTTCAAAATTGCAATTGTTATTGGAAGAAAATTATAGAAGTTATGTTCGTTAA
- a CDS encoding RteC domain-containing protein codes for MRTLTNTPLFGMFTSYVEGSELMPGNLPAAYDDFVGLLTNLPQDGDTVGQLRRLNYTRIELSFMRQTSDVLKEKRHVLYDVFIDKVLSLLDAEIEMLKECLRHYTDDAGMGMEIRPQGCKRKSALRWNGTDSDLIELVAALMAAGSVDCAEGKKLTIVDVIRVFEDAFNIKINALYTKRGKVFDRCTDSTPFIDSLRKSYIRMLDERLA; via the coding sequence ATGAGAACATTGACAAATACACCGCTGTTCGGAATGTTCACCTCTTACGTGGAAGGTTCGGAGCTCATGCCGGGAAACTTGCCTGCCGCCTATGATGATTTTGTAGGACTGCTTACCAATTTGCCGCAGGACGGGGACACGGTAGGACAATTAAGACGCTTGAATTACACAAGAATAGAACTTTCCTTCATGAGGCAGACTAGTGATGTATTGAAGGAGAAACGACACGTGCTCTATGACGTGTTCATCGACAAGGTCCTTTCCCTGCTGGATGCGGAGATAGAAATGCTGAAAGAGTGTTTGCGTCACTATACAGATGATGCCGGTATGGGAATGGAGATCCGCCCGCAGGGCTGCAAGCGTAAATCCGCATTGCGCTGGAACGGTACGGACAGCGACCTGATAGAACTCGTGGCCGCATTGATGGCAGCCGGATCGGTGGACTGTGCGGAGGGAAAGAAACTGACCATTGTGGATGTCATCAGGGTATTCGAGGACGCCTTCAATATCAAGATAAACGCCTTGTATACCAAACGCGGCAAGGTGTTTGACCGCTGTACGGATTCCACGCCCTTCATCGACTCCCTGCGTAAAAGCTATATCAGGATGCTGGACGAGCGGCTGGCGTAA